The proteins below are encoded in one region of Doryrhamphus excisus isolate RoL2022-K1 chromosome 4, RoL_Dexc_1.0, whole genome shotgun sequence:
- the LOC131127580 gene encoding zinc finger and BTB domain-containing protein 17-like isoform X1, protein MSADDFQTKYASFMEGIVKGTVAETTKLFETMVDELKAELSKVKMENEVLKTTRREKENGQSSSISESCQSVGPEMRDTAVQCDLLPGPPLLAGLDQAADQEEMPFTLLLDQDDNEQPDKAEVCEPTVGGGEVWCATAAAEDARPEQRCSPGVPAGSTPHDHGSHETRTHSAQSLATPAAQLQSHPPLAGESEPAGVAVQQCGGLPLPQHLQVDTPAKEKSKEPSRKVKLLQRTARRTAVLSPSSAGHAEGGTSLGEEEMCLRSSTKTTPPPGSRKRRISTQDIDARYKKSQRKEPRRDGAAHRRHQSSRTRLSGRLASVSRKESTLVRVAARPRRPCSSTFAEEEHTPRHLKRPSHHSLLEKTAPSATHWVKLPQGATKPGESAAKTSRLKPNFSISENVKLRSGQRLAQAKISKVKKSNCAGDEVAASAPPAPAGEESSLRRTRSSFSPALSLRSQNHAVVFPPDPPRHPAMGSALLPLPVTGGPLLKNQCGECGRVLSSGAALESHLSLHKGHRPFSCTVCRKSFPDAKGLRRHDRVHRNGRIHTCQQCGKGFVYVYGLTKHLQMVHVKFKPFVCQICNKAFFTKGDVEDHIRLHTGEKPFHCHLCEKKFVKKVELKVHLKWHNGEKRHWCPYCGKGFFDYNNWKRHKYIHTGEKPHSCPHCPKHFKQSSHLKKHVRNVHKIQ, encoded by the exons ATGTCAGCGGACGACTTCCAGACCAAGTACGCCTCCTTTATGGAGGGCATAGTGAAGGGTACGGTCGCGGAAACTACTAAACTTTTTGAAACCATGGTCGACGAATTAAAGGCGGAATTATCCAAGGTCAAGATGGAGAACGAGGTCCTCAAAACGACACgcagagaaaaagaaaatggtCAAAGCTCGTCGATCAGCGAGTCCTGCCAAAGCGTGGGCCCGGAGATGCGTGACACGGCGGTTCAATGCG ACCTCCTTCCCGGCCCCCCCCTGTTGGCTGGGCTGGACCAAGCCGCCGATCAGGAGGAGATGCCTTTCACGCTGCTGCTGGACCAGGATGACAACGAGCAACCGGACAAAGCCGAG GTGTGTGAGCCCACAGTCGGCGGCGGGGAGGTCTGGTGTGCCACTGCAG CAGCAGAGGACGCCCGGCCGGAGCAGCGATGTTCACCTGGAGTTCCCGCAGGAAGCACGCCGCATGACCACGGTTCCCATGAGACACGGACACACTCGGCCCAGTCGCTCGCCACACCCGCGGCACAGCTCCAAAGTCATCCACCATTGGCGGGGGAAAGCGAGCCAGCAGGCGTCGCCGTGCAGCAGTGCGGCGGTCTTCCTCTTCCACAGCATCTGCAAGTTGATACGCCAGCCaaggaaaagagcaaagagcCCTCCAGAAAGGTGAAGCTCCTGCAAAGGACTGCGAGAAGGACGGCGGTGCTTTCACCCTCCAGTGCAGGACACGCCGAGGGGGGGACATCTCTTGGCGAGGAGGAAATGTGTCTGAGGTCAAGTACAAAGACCACACCCCCGCCTGGTAGTCGTAAGCGGCGTATCTCCACTCAGGATATTGACGCACGCTACAAAAAGAGCCAGAGAAAGGAGCCCCGCCGGGACGGGGCCGCCCATAGAAGGCACCAGTCCTCCAGGACGAGGCTGAGTGGACGTTTAGCATCCGTCAGTCGCAAGGAGTCCACTCTGGTGAGAGTTGCCGCCAGACCCAGAAGGCCTTGCAGTTCCACCTTTGCTGAAGAGGAGCACACCCCCCGGCACTTGAAAAGACCGTCCCACCATTCCCTGTTGGAGAAGACCGCCCCCTCAGCGACCCATTGGGTCAAACTGCCTCAAGGCGCTACCAAGCCTGGAGAATCTGCTGCCAAGACCTCCAGACTCAAACCCAATTTTAGCATCTCCGAGAACGTGAAGCTCCGCAGCGGCCAGAGATTAGCTCAAGCGAAGATTAGCAAGGTGAAGAAAAGCAACTGTGCTGGCGATGAGGTGGCTGCATCAGCTCCTCCAGCGCCAGCCGGAGAGGAGTCCTCCTTGAGGAGAACAAGGTCTTCCTTTTCACCGGCACTGTCCCTGAGATCCCAGAACCACGCCGTGGTCTTTCCCCCCGATCCTCCTCGGCACCCGGCTATGGGCTCAGCACTGCTGCCTTTGCCCGTCACGGGGGGCCCCCTGCTCAAGAACCAGTGCGGGGAATGTGGGCGCGTCCTCAGCAGCGGCGCCGCCCTGGAGAGCCACCTCAGTCTCCACAAAGGCCACAGACCGTTCTCCTGCACGGTCTGCAGGAAGAGCTTCCCTGACGCCAAGGGTCTCAGGCGGCACGACAGAGTGCACCGCAACGGCAGGATCCACACCTGCCAGCAGTGCGGGAAGGGTTTTGTCTATGTGTATGGTCTTACCAAACATCTCCAGATGGTCCACGTAAAGTTTAAACCCTTCGTCTGCCAGATCTGCAACAAGGCATTCTTCACGAAGGGCGACGTGGAAGACCACATACGCCTGCACACGGGGGAGAAACCATTCCACTGCCACTTGTGTGAAAAGAAGTTTGTGAAGAAAGTGGAACTGAAGGTGCACCTGAAGTGGCACAATGGAGAGAAGAGACACTGGTGTCCGTACTGCGGCAAAGGCTTTTTTGACTACAACAACTGGAAAAGACACAAGTACatccacaccggagagaaaccgcATTCTTGCCCACACTGCCCCAAACACTTTAAACAGTCCAGCCACCTGAAGAAGCATGTTAGGAATGTACATAAAATCCAATGA
- the LOC131127580 gene encoding zinc finger and BTB domain-containing protein 17-like isoform X2 — protein MSADDFQTKYASFMEGIVKGTVAETTKLFETMVDELKAELSKVKMENEVLKTTRREKENGQSSSISESCQSVGPEMRDTAVQCDLLPGPPLLAGLDQAADQEEMPFTLLLDQDDNEQPDKAEVCEPTVGGGEVWCATAAEDARPEQRCSPGVPAGSTPHDHGSHETRTHSAQSLATPAAQLQSHPPLAGESEPAGVAVQQCGGLPLPQHLQVDTPAKEKSKEPSRKVKLLQRTARRTAVLSPSSAGHAEGGTSLGEEEMCLRSSTKTTPPPGSRKRRISTQDIDARYKKSQRKEPRRDGAAHRRHQSSRTRLSGRLASVSRKESTLVRVAARPRRPCSSTFAEEEHTPRHLKRPSHHSLLEKTAPSATHWVKLPQGATKPGESAAKTSRLKPNFSISENVKLRSGQRLAQAKISKVKKSNCAGDEVAASAPPAPAGEESSLRRTRSSFSPALSLRSQNHAVVFPPDPPRHPAMGSALLPLPVTGGPLLKNQCGECGRVLSSGAALESHLSLHKGHRPFSCTVCRKSFPDAKGLRRHDRVHRNGRIHTCQQCGKGFVYVYGLTKHLQMVHVKFKPFVCQICNKAFFTKGDVEDHIRLHTGEKPFHCHLCEKKFVKKVELKVHLKWHNGEKRHWCPYCGKGFFDYNNWKRHKYIHTGEKPHSCPHCPKHFKQSSHLKKHVRNVHKIQ, from the exons ATGTCAGCGGACGACTTCCAGACCAAGTACGCCTCCTTTATGGAGGGCATAGTGAAGGGTACGGTCGCGGAAACTACTAAACTTTTTGAAACCATGGTCGACGAATTAAAGGCGGAATTATCCAAGGTCAAGATGGAGAACGAGGTCCTCAAAACGACACgcagagaaaaagaaaatggtCAAAGCTCGTCGATCAGCGAGTCCTGCCAAAGCGTGGGCCCGGAGATGCGTGACACGGCGGTTCAATGCG ACCTCCTTCCCGGCCCCCCCCTGTTGGCTGGGCTGGACCAAGCCGCCGATCAGGAGGAGATGCCTTTCACGCTGCTGCTGGACCAGGATGACAACGAGCAACCGGACAAAGCCGAG GTGTGTGAGCCCACAGTCGGCGGCGGGGAGGTCTGGTGTGCCACTGCAG CAGAGGACGCCCGGCCGGAGCAGCGATGTTCACCTGGAGTTCCCGCAGGAAGCACGCCGCATGACCACGGTTCCCATGAGACACGGACACACTCGGCCCAGTCGCTCGCCACACCCGCGGCACAGCTCCAAAGTCATCCACCATTGGCGGGGGAAAGCGAGCCAGCAGGCGTCGCCGTGCAGCAGTGCGGCGGTCTTCCTCTTCCACAGCATCTGCAAGTTGATACGCCAGCCaaggaaaagagcaaagagcCCTCCAGAAAGGTGAAGCTCCTGCAAAGGACTGCGAGAAGGACGGCGGTGCTTTCACCCTCCAGTGCAGGACACGCCGAGGGGGGGACATCTCTTGGCGAGGAGGAAATGTGTCTGAGGTCAAGTACAAAGACCACACCCCCGCCTGGTAGTCGTAAGCGGCGTATCTCCACTCAGGATATTGACGCACGCTACAAAAAGAGCCAGAGAAAGGAGCCCCGCCGGGACGGGGCCGCCCATAGAAGGCACCAGTCCTCCAGGACGAGGCTGAGTGGACGTTTAGCATCCGTCAGTCGCAAGGAGTCCACTCTGGTGAGAGTTGCCGCCAGACCCAGAAGGCCTTGCAGTTCCACCTTTGCTGAAGAGGAGCACACCCCCCGGCACTTGAAAAGACCGTCCCACCATTCCCTGTTGGAGAAGACCGCCCCCTCAGCGACCCATTGGGTCAAACTGCCTCAAGGCGCTACCAAGCCTGGAGAATCTGCTGCCAAGACCTCCAGACTCAAACCCAATTTTAGCATCTCCGAGAACGTGAAGCTCCGCAGCGGCCAGAGATTAGCTCAAGCGAAGATTAGCAAGGTGAAGAAAAGCAACTGTGCTGGCGATGAGGTGGCTGCATCAGCTCCTCCAGCGCCAGCCGGAGAGGAGTCCTCCTTGAGGAGAACAAGGTCTTCCTTTTCACCGGCACTGTCCCTGAGATCCCAGAACCACGCCGTGGTCTTTCCCCCCGATCCTCCTCGGCACCCGGCTATGGGCTCAGCACTGCTGCCTTTGCCCGTCACGGGGGGCCCCCTGCTCAAGAACCAGTGCGGGGAATGTGGGCGCGTCCTCAGCAGCGGCGCCGCCCTGGAGAGCCACCTCAGTCTCCACAAAGGCCACAGACCGTTCTCCTGCACGGTCTGCAGGAAGAGCTTCCCTGACGCCAAGGGTCTCAGGCGGCACGACAGAGTGCACCGCAACGGCAGGATCCACACCTGCCAGCAGTGCGGGAAGGGTTTTGTCTATGTGTATGGTCTTACCAAACATCTCCAGATGGTCCACGTAAAGTTTAAACCCTTCGTCTGCCAGATCTGCAACAAGGCATTCTTCACGAAGGGCGACGTGGAAGACCACATACGCCTGCACACGGGGGAGAAACCATTCCACTGCCACTTGTGTGAAAAGAAGTTTGTGAAGAAAGTGGAACTGAAGGTGCACCTGAAGTGGCACAATGGAGAGAAGAGACACTGGTGTCCGTACTGCGGCAAAGGCTTTTTTGACTACAACAACTGGAAAAGACACAAGTACatccacaccggagagaaaccgcATTCTTGCCCACACTGCCCCAAACACTTTAAACAGTCCAGCCACCTGAAGAAGCATGTTAGGAATGTACATAAAATCCAATGA
- the LOC131127622 gene encoding gastrula zinc finger protein XlCGF7.1-like yields the protein MLKNLIRERLMATADEIFGMFERTIAAYEEELCRTREENERQRQQLDSVSETGSVQAVQDAQQLQGVGSALKREDPRPLPVKEEEADWTVFSVKIEDDEEEEAAELLAPLSDGEAEGGVQRALSGDAAGEGADDRQPERCDEDAGQEGLTEGPTCSVCRKSSAKRSHLKEHDVQTHTGEKPFSCAVCGDRFAQRSTHSTHTGEKPFTCSVCDKRFSYHSTMASHMITHTGEKPFPCLLCAKSFSYKGNLSAHMQTHKPEKPFRCSVCEKRFSYKSNLNAHMQTHKTEKAFRCPVCGKGFSQNATLVSHVRTHG from the exons atgttgaaaaATCTGATAAGGGAGAGACTAATGGCGACAGCCGATGAAATATTCGGCATGTTTGAAAGAACGATCGCGgcgtacgaggaggaactttgtcggacaagagaggagaacgagcgacaacgaCAACAACTGGACTCGGTGAGCGAGACCGGAAGTGTCCAAGCAGTTCAAG ACGCCCAGCAGCTGCAGGGGGTGGGGTCAGCTTTGAAGCGGGAAGACCCCCGGCCCCTCCctgtgaaggaggaggaggcggattGGACCGTCTTCTCGGTGAAGATCGAAGACGACGAAGAGGAGGAAGCAGCCGAGCTCTTGGCTCCGTTGTCGGACGGCGAGGCTGAGGGCGGGGTCCAACGAGCTTTGAGTGGCGACGCAGCCGGCGAAGGCGCTGACGACAGACAGCCCGAGCGCTGCGACGAGGACGCCGGTCAAGAAGGTCTGACAGAAGGTCCGACCTGCTCCGTTTGCAGGAAAAGCTCTGCCAAAAGGAGCCATTTGAAGGAGCATGATGTGCAGacgcacaccggagaaaaaccatttaGCTGCGCAGTTTGTGGCGACAGGTTTGCTCAGAGGTCGACACACAGcacgcacactggagagaaaccctttACATGCTCAGTCTGTGACAAAAGATTCTCTTACCACTCCACTATGGCGTCGCACATGATaacgcacacgggagagaaaccctttCCATGTTTACTCTGCGCCAAGAGCTTTTCATACAAGGGCAATTTGAGTgcacacatgcagacacacaaaccAGAGAAACCCTTTAGGTGCTCGGTTTGTGAGAAGAGGTTCTCTTATAAAAGTAATTTGAATGCCCACATGCAGACCCACAAAACGGAAAAAGCCTTTAGGTGCCCTGTTTGCGGGAAAGGATTCTCTCAGAATGCCACGCTGGTGTCGCACGTGAGAACACACGGGTGA
- the LOC131127580 gene encoding zinc finger protein 3-like isoform X3: MPFTLLLDQDDNEQPDKAEVCEPTVGGGEVWCATAAAEDARPEQRCSPGVPAGSTPHDHGSHETRTHSAQSLATPAAQLQSHPPLAGESEPAGVAVQQCGGLPLPQHLQVDTPAKEKSKEPSRKVKLLQRTARRTAVLSPSSAGHAEGGTSLGEEEMCLRSSTKTTPPPGSRKRRISTQDIDARYKKSQRKEPRRDGAAHRRHQSSRTRLSGRLASVSRKESTLVRVAARPRRPCSSTFAEEEHTPRHLKRPSHHSLLEKTAPSATHWVKLPQGATKPGESAAKTSRLKPNFSISENVKLRSGQRLAQAKISKVKKSNCAGDEVAASAPPAPAGEESSLRRTRSSFSPALSLRSQNHAVVFPPDPPRHPAMGSALLPLPVTGGPLLKNQCGECGRVLSSGAALESHLSLHKGHRPFSCTVCRKSFPDAKGLRRHDRVHRNGRIHTCQQCGKGFVYVYGLTKHLQMVHVKFKPFVCQICNKAFFTKGDVEDHIRLHTGEKPFHCHLCEKKFVKKVELKVHLKWHNGEKRHWCPYCGKGFFDYNNWKRHKYIHTGEKPHSCPHCPKHFKQSSHLKKHVRNVHKIQ, from the exons ATGCCTTTCACGCTGCTGCTGGACCAGGATGACAACGAGCAACCGGACAAAGCCGAG GTGTGTGAGCCCACAGTCGGCGGCGGGGAGGTCTGGTGTGCCACTGCAG CAGCAGAGGACGCCCGGCCGGAGCAGCGATGTTCACCTGGAGTTCCCGCAGGAAGCACGCCGCATGACCACGGTTCCCATGAGACACGGACACACTCGGCCCAGTCGCTCGCCACACCCGCGGCACAGCTCCAAAGTCATCCACCATTGGCGGGGGAAAGCGAGCCAGCAGGCGTCGCCGTGCAGCAGTGCGGCGGTCTTCCTCTTCCACAGCATCTGCAAGTTGATACGCCAGCCaaggaaaagagcaaagagcCCTCCAGAAAGGTGAAGCTCCTGCAAAGGACTGCGAGAAGGACGGCGGTGCTTTCACCCTCCAGTGCAGGACACGCCGAGGGGGGGACATCTCTTGGCGAGGAGGAAATGTGTCTGAGGTCAAGTACAAAGACCACACCCCCGCCTGGTAGTCGTAAGCGGCGTATCTCCACTCAGGATATTGACGCACGCTACAAAAAGAGCCAGAGAAAGGAGCCCCGCCGGGACGGGGCCGCCCATAGAAGGCACCAGTCCTCCAGGACGAGGCTGAGTGGACGTTTAGCATCCGTCAGTCGCAAGGAGTCCACTCTGGTGAGAGTTGCCGCCAGACCCAGAAGGCCTTGCAGTTCCACCTTTGCTGAAGAGGAGCACACCCCCCGGCACTTGAAAAGACCGTCCCACCATTCCCTGTTGGAGAAGACCGCCCCCTCAGCGACCCATTGGGTCAAACTGCCTCAAGGCGCTACCAAGCCTGGAGAATCTGCTGCCAAGACCTCCAGACTCAAACCCAATTTTAGCATCTCCGAGAACGTGAAGCTCCGCAGCGGCCAGAGATTAGCTCAAGCGAAGATTAGCAAGGTGAAGAAAAGCAACTGTGCTGGCGATGAGGTGGCTGCATCAGCTCCTCCAGCGCCAGCCGGAGAGGAGTCCTCCTTGAGGAGAACAAGGTCTTCCTTTTCACCGGCACTGTCCCTGAGATCCCAGAACCACGCCGTGGTCTTTCCCCCCGATCCTCCTCGGCACCCGGCTATGGGCTCAGCACTGCTGCCTTTGCCCGTCACGGGGGGCCCCCTGCTCAAGAACCAGTGCGGGGAATGTGGGCGCGTCCTCAGCAGCGGCGCCGCCCTGGAGAGCCACCTCAGTCTCCACAAAGGCCACAGACCGTTCTCCTGCACGGTCTGCAGGAAGAGCTTCCCTGACGCCAAGGGTCTCAGGCGGCACGACAGAGTGCACCGCAACGGCAGGATCCACACCTGCCAGCAGTGCGGGAAGGGTTTTGTCTATGTGTATGGTCTTACCAAACATCTCCAGATGGTCCACGTAAAGTTTAAACCCTTCGTCTGCCAGATCTGCAACAAGGCATTCTTCACGAAGGGCGACGTGGAAGACCACATACGCCTGCACACGGGGGAGAAACCATTCCACTGCCACTTGTGTGAAAAGAAGTTTGTGAAGAAAGTGGAACTGAAGGTGCACCTGAAGTGGCACAATGGAGAGAAGAGACACTGGTGTCCGTACTGCGGCAAAGGCTTTTTTGACTACAACAACTGGAAAAGACACAAGTACatccacaccggagagaaaccgcATTCTTGCCCACACTGCCCCAAACACTTTAAACAGTCCAGCCACCTGAAGAAGCATGTTAGGAATGTACATAAAATCCAATGA
- the LOC131127776 gene encoding zinc finger protein 691-like, with translation MLSSCQHQHRQPLSSCVFNTVARGQSCNVVTSRTLSIEEEEQHGRREKTLRDPIKMLRELVKERLMAAADEILALFERTIAAYEEELSRTREENELHRQQLEAVYKTHIMLHVEDQQQIICRQERPPQPQGDPRPLHVKEEEEELWITQEGERPLWSEEADLTTLPLTVVSVKIEDHQDKPQAGSLLAPLSDKDDTTPHSPEDEDGGRTQEPLSCEGGRRICSEKKPGQKALSCSVCDKSYAKRSTLTGHMRTHTGEHFTCPLCPKNFTQKSHLTRHMRTHTGEKPFSCSVCDKKFSQKVQVIFHMRTHTGEKPFSCSVCGERFSRKESMLSHMRTHTGEKPYSCSVCGKRFSDKTNMGKHTKTHTRQKSFCCSVCGREFARKSNMESHMSTHAGEKTF, from the exons ATGTTGAGTTCATGTCAGCATCAACACAGGCAACCGCTGTCATCCTGCGTCTTCAACACGGTCGCCAGGGGGCAGTCGTGTAACGTCGTGACATCACGGACGCTCTCCATCGAAGAAGAAGAGCAGCACGGCCGCAGGGAGAAGACGCTACGAGACCCCATCAAAATGTTGAGAGAGTTGGTGAAGGAGCGACTGATGGCGGCGGCCGACGAAATATTGGCGCTGTTTGAAAGAACCATAGCGGcttacgaggaggaactttcccGAACGAGAGAGGAGAACGAGCTACATCgacaacaactggaagctgttTACAAGACGCACATTATGTTACACGTCGAAG ACCAGCAGCAGATAATTTGTCGTCAAGAACGTCCCCCTCAGCCGCAGGGGGATCCCCGCCCCCTCCatgtgaaagaggaagaggaggaactgtGGATCACTCAGGAGGGAGAGCGTCCTCTCTGGTCGgaggaggctgatctcaccaCGTTGCCGCTGACGGTGGTCTCTGTGAAGATTGAAGACCACCAAGACAAACCGCAAGCGGGCAGCCTCTTGGCGCCGCTGTCTGACAAAGACGACACCACGCCACACTCTCCTGAGGATGAAGACGGCGGTCGCACCCAAGAACCTTTGAGCTGCGAAGGTGGCAGGAGGATTTGCTCAGAAAAGAAGCCAGGTCAAAAAGCGCTGAGCTGCTCCGTTTGTGATAAAAGTTATGCAAAAAGGAGCACCTTGACtggacacatgagaacacacacaggagaacatTTTACATGCCCGCTTTGTCCAAAGAACTTTACTCAGAAGAGCCATTTGACACGGCACATGCGAACACACACCGGTGAAAAACCGTTCAGTTGCTcagtttgtgataaaaaattctCCCAGAAGGTGCAAGTGATATtccacatgagaacgcacacaggagaaaaaccttttagttgctcagtttgtggcgAACGATTCTCTCGAAAGGAATCCATGCTGTctcacatgagaacacacaccggagagaaaccctaTAGTTGTTCTGTGTGTGGGAAGAGATTCTCTGACAAAACCAATATGGGGAAACACACTAAAACGCACACGCGACAGAAGTCTTTttgttgctcagtttgtggtcGAGAGTTTGCCCGAAAGTCCAACATGGAATCACACATGAGCACGCATGCGGGGGAGAAAACCTTCTAG